From a region of the Microbacterium sp. nov. GSS16 genome:
- the nrdI gene encoding class Ib ribonucleoside-diphosphate reductase assembly flavoprotein NrdI: MVATAVPLLVYFSSASGNTARFIEKLGLPARRIPLLRTEEPLVVDEPFVLVTPTYGGGQGRGEEKGAVPKQVIRFLNDERNRRHIRGVISAGNTNFGEAFCLAGEIISRKCDVPHLYRFEVFGTQDDVDRVSDGLERWWKRQ, from the coding sequence ATGGTCGCGACCGCGGTGCCGCTCCTGGTCTACTTCTCGAGCGCGTCGGGTAACACCGCACGATTCATCGAGAAGCTCGGCCTTCCCGCCCGCCGCATCCCCCTGCTCCGCACCGAGGAGCCGCTCGTCGTCGACGAGCCGTTCGTCCTCGTCACCCCGACCTACGGGGGCGGGCAGGGGCGCGGCGAAGAGAAGGGCGCCGTGCCCAAGCAGGTCATCCGGTTCCTCAACGACGAGCGCAACCGGCGCCACATCCGCGGGGTCATCTCCGCGGGCAACACGAATTTCGGCGAGGCGTTCTGCCTCGCCGGAGAGATCATCAGCCGCAAGTGCGACGTGCCCCACTTGTATCGCTTCGAGGTATTCGGCACACAGGACGACGTCGATCGCGTGAGCGACGGATTGGAACGATGGTGGAAGCGACAGTGA
- the nrdH gene encoding glutaredoxin-like protein NrdH: protein MSITVYTKPSCVQCNATYRALDAKGIEYQITDLSEDASALEQVKALGYMQAPVVVTDDGHWSGFRPDKIDELAARLA from the coding sequence ATGTCGATCACGGTCTACACCAAGCCTTCCTGCGTGCAGTGCAACGCGACCTACCGCGCCCTCGACGCCAAGGGCATCGAGTACCAGATCACCGACCTCTCGGAAGACGCCTCGGCGCTCGAGCAGGTCAAAGCGCTCGGGTACATGCAGGCACCCGTCGTCGTCACCGATGACGGCCACTGGTCGGGCTTCCGTCCCGACAAGATCGACGAGCTCGCAGCCCGTCTCGCGTGA
- the nrdF gene encoding class 1b ribonucleoside-diphosphate reductase subunit beta, whose amino-acid sequence MTPSPKLTLIDHVQAINWNRIEDEKDLEVWNRLVNNFWLPEKVPLSNDVQSWQTLTPEEQLLTMRVFTGLTLLDTIQGTVGAVSLIPDAITPHEEAVYTNIAFMESVHAKSYSSIFSTLCSTKEIDEAFRWSVENQNLQKKAQIIVDYYRGDDPLKRKVASTLLESFLFYSGFYLPIYWSSKAKLTNTADLIRLIIRDEAVHGYYIGYKFQKGLENETEERRQELKDYTFNLLFELYENEVQYTQDLYDGVGLTEDVKKFLHYNANKALMNLGYEPMFPSTVTNVNPAILSALSPNADENHDFFSGSGSSYVIGKAEATEDDDWDF is encoded by the coding sequence ATGACACCCTCTCCGAAGCTCACGCTGATCGACCACGTGCAGGCGATCAACTGGAACCGCATCGAGGATGAGAAGGACCTCGAGGTGTGGAACCGCCTCGTGAACAACTTCTGGCTTCCCGAGAAGGTGCCACTGTCGAACGACGTGCAGTCGTGGCAGACGCTGACTCCTGAGGAGCAGCTGCTCACGATGCGCGTCTTCACGGGGCTGACGCTGCTCGACACGATCCAGGGCACCGTGGGCGCGGTCTCGCTGATCCCCGACGCGATCACCCCGCACGAGGAGGCGGTGTACACCAACATCGCGTTCATGGAGTCGGTGCACGCGAAGAGCTACTCGTCGATCTTCTCGACCCTGTGCTCGACGAAGGAGATCGACGAGGCCTTCCGCTGGTCCGTCGAGAACCAGAACCTGCAGAAGAAGGCGCAGATCATCGTCGACTACTACCGTGGTGACGACCCGCTCAAGCGCAAGGTGGCCTCGACGCTGCTCGAGTCGTTCCTGTTCTACTCGGGCTTCTACCTGCCGATCTACTGGTCGTCGAAGGCGAAGCTGACGAACACGGCCGACCTCATCCGCCTCATCATCCGTGACGAGGCCGTGCACGGGTACTACATCGGCTACAAGTTTCAGAAGGGCCTCGAGAACGAGACCGAGGAGCGCCGTCAGGAGCTGAAGGACTACACCTTCAACCTGCTGTTCGAGCTCTACGAGAACGAGGTGCAGTACACCCAGGACCTCTATGACGGCGTCGGTCTGACCGAGGACGTCAAGAAGTTCCTGCACTACAACGCCAACAAGGCGCTGATGAACCTCGGCTACGAGCCGATGTTCCCCTCCACGGTCACCAACGTGAATCCGGCGATCCTCTCGGCACTGTCGCCGAACGCCGACGAGAACCACGACTTCTTCAGCGGGTCGGGCTCGTCGTACGTCATCGGCAAGGCCGAGGCCACCGAAGACGACGACTGGGACTTCTGA
- the nrdE gene encoding class 1b ribonucleoside-diphosphate reductase subunit alpha produces MVEATVTDAVEFKVNPAYEGLDYHALNAMLNLYDADGKIQFDADKRAAREYFLQHVNQNTVFFHSLKERLDYLVEKQYYEGAVIEQYSFDFVQKLNDLAYSKKFRFETFLGAFKYYTSYTLKTFDGKRYLERFEDRVVMTALALAEGDEQVAIDLVEEIISGRFQPATPTFLNAGKAQRGELVSCFLLRIEDNMESIARGINSSLQLSKRGGGVALLLSNIRESGAPIKQIENQSSGIIPVMKLLEDSFSYANQLGARQGAGAVYLNAHHPDIMRFLDTKRENADEKIRIKTLSLGVVVPDITFELAKKGEDMYLFSPYDVERVYGVPFGDISVTEKYHEMVDDSRIKKTKINAREFFQTLAEIQFESGYPYIMFEDTVNKANPIKGRINMSNLCSEILQVNTPTTYNDDLSYDQIGKDISCNLGSMNIALAMDADDLGKTVETAIRALTAVSTQSHINSVRSIEDGNDRSHAIGLGQMNLHGYLARERVFYGSEEGIDFTNIYFYTVLFHALKASNKLAIERGETFDGFADSTYASGEFFDKYIEQAWVPATEKVKELFAGKFIPAQQDWIELRESIQQHGLFNQNLQAVPPTGSISYINNSTSSIHPIASKVEIRKEGKLGRVYYPAPFMTNDNLEYYQDAYEIGYEKVIDTYAAATQHVDQGLSLTLFFKDTATTRDINKAQIYAWRKGIKTIYYIRLRQMALEGTELDTCVSCTL; encoded by the coding sequence ATGGTGGAAGCGACAGTGACAGACGCAGTCGAGTTCAAGGTGAACCCCGCGTACGAAGGGCTCGACTATCACGCCCTCAACGCGATGCTCAACCTGTACGACGCGGACGGCAAGATCCAGTTCGACGCCGACAAGCGCGCCGCGCGGGAGTACTTCCTGCAGCACGTCAACCAGAACACCGTGTTCTTCCACTCCCTCAAGGAGCGCCTCGACTACCTCGTCGAGAAGCAGTACTACGAGGGCGCCGTGATCGAGCAGTACTCGTTCGACTTCGTGCAGAAGCTCAACGACCTGGCGTACTCGAAGAAGTTCCGCTTCGAGACCTTCCTCGGCGCGTTCAAGTACTACACGAGCTACACGCTGAAGACCTTCGACGGCAAGCGCTACCTCGAGCGCTTCGAAGACCGCGTCGTGATGACCGCGCTCGCGCTCGCCGAGGGCGACGAGCAGGTCGCGATCGACCTCGTCGAGGAGATCATCTCGGGCCGCTTCCAGCCCGCCACGCCGACCTTCCTCAACGCCGGCAAGGCGCAGCGCGGCGAGCTCGTCAGCTGCTTCCTGCTGCGCATCGAAGACAACATGGAGTCGATCGCCCGCGGCATCAACTCGTCGCTGCAGCTGTCCAAGCGCGGCGGCGGCGTCGCGCTGCTGCTGTCGAACATCCGCGAGTCGGGTGCGCCGATCAAGCAGATCGAGAACCAGTCATCCGGCATCATCCCGGTGATGAAGCTGCTCGAAGACAGCTTCAGCTACGCCAACCAGCTCGGCGCCCGGCAGGGTGCGGGCGCGGTGTACCTCAACGCGCACCACCCCGACATCATGCGCTTCCTCGACACGAAGCGTGAGAACGCCGACGAGAAGATCCGCATCAAGACGCTCTCGCTGGGCGTCGTCGTGCCCGACATCACGTTCGAGCTCGCGAAGAAGGGCGAGGACATGTACCTGTTCTCGCCGTACGACGTCGAGCGCGTCTACGGCGTGCCCTTCGGCGACATCTCGGTGACCGAGAAGTACCACGAGATGGTCGACGACTCGCGCATCAAGAAGACGAAGATCAACGCACGCGAGTTCTTCCAGACTCTCGCCGAGATCCAGTTCGAGTCGGGTTACCCGTACATCATGTTCGAAGACACGGTGAACAAGGCGAACCCGATCAAGGGCCGCATCAACATGTCGAACCTGTGCAGCGAGATCCTGCAGGTGAACACGCCGACCACGTACAACGACGACCTGTCGTACGACCAGATCGGCAAGGACATCTCGTGCAACCTCGGCTCGATGAACATCGCCCTGGCGATGGATGCCGATGACCTGGGCAAGACCGTCGAGACCGCCATCCGCGCGCTGACCGCCGTCAGCACCCAGAGCCACATCAACTCGGTGCGCTCGATCGAGGACGGCAACGATCGCTCGCACGCCATCGGCCTCGGCCAGATGAACCTGCACGGCTATCTCGCCCGCGAGCGCGTCTTCTACGGTTCGGAAGAGGGCATCGACTTCACGAACATCTACTTCTACACCGTGCTGTTCCACGCGCTGAAGGCGTCGAACAAGCTCGCCATCGAGCGCGGCGAGACCTTCGACGGCTTCGCCGACTCCACCTACGCGTCGGGCGAGTTCTTCGACAAGTACATCGAACAGGCCTGGGTGCCCGCGACGGAGAAGGTCAAGGAGCTCTTCGCCGGCAAGTTCATCCCCGCGCAGCAGGACTGGATCGAGCTGCGCGAGAGCATCCAGCAGCACGGTCTGTTCAACCAGAACCTGCAGGCGGTGCCGCCGACCGGCTCGATCTCGTACATCAACAACTCGACGTCGTCGATCCACCCGATCGCGTCGAAGGTCGAGATCCGCAAGGAGGGCAAGCTCGGTCGCGTGTACTACCCGGCGCCGTTCATGACGAACGACAACCTGGAGTACTACCAGGACGCGTACGAGATCGGCTACGAGAAGGTCATCGACACGTACGCCGCCGCCACCCAGCACGTCGACCAGGGCCTGTCGCTGACGCTGTTCTTCAAGGACACCGCCACCACCCGCGACATCAACAAGGCGCAGATCTATGCATGGCGCAAGGGCATCAAGACGATCTACTACATCCGACTGCGTCAGATGGCGCTCGAGGGCACTGAGCTCGATACCTGCGTCTCCTGCACGCTGTGA